In Chelmon rostratus isolate fCheRos1 chromosome 21, fCheRos1.pri, whole genome shotgun sequence, the genomic window TCTTCCAAATGTCGGCTTTCTGGATCAGCTCTGTCACCTGGACTCTTCCTTGgccctgcagaggaagagacatGGAGAAATAGAGCACTGGGGGTGAATTCCCTCCAACGAGGACTATCGCACTAACTTTGCATAACAATAATATaactgacaaaaagaaaagcagactTGATATTCTCTGTAGATTAGAAAACTAAAGCATGTTTCCTGAGCCTGTTAATGAGGGCTGACTTCAAACATGAGCCTGACGAACAGAAATGAGGACTTGATAGTTGACTTTCGCTTCGCTGTGAGACCTGACTGACTTGAGATGTTCTGCTGAAGATAAACAACAGGCCTCACGCAGTCACACAGCTTGAATATCTGCATTTTAATATTGTGGCTGTGCTTGAAAGGAATTTATCTCAGCCGTGTGTAGAGGAGGAAAACGTTCAAATGCTGTGTCACTTTAGACTTTAGACTTGTCGGGAATGACTTGTATCCTGGCTTGGACTCATCTCAAGTTACTTGTGACTTGACTTCAACTAGTCTTGAATTACTTGTGTCTTAAGTTGGACTTGTCTCAAATTGCTTAAGACATGAGTTGGACTCGTCTTGCATTATTTGAGACACGACTTTGACTTGTCTTGATTTACTCGTGACTCAACTTGGACTTGTCTAAAGTTACTCTTGTCTTGACTTGGGCTTGTTTCAGATTACTTAAGACACTACTTGAACTTGCCTTGACTTGTCTTGAATGACTTGCCTTGGGCGAGTCTTAGGACTTTCTGCGCTGGACCTCAGACTTGGCTAGCACTTGTCTTTTATAAGTTGTGACTTGACTGGAACTAGTCTTCAATTACTTGTCTTGACTGGGACTTGTTTCAAATTACTTGACATAATTTGGACTTGTCATAAAAAACTTTGCACATGGTTTGGACTTGTATTATTTGAGACTTGACTCTGACCTGTTTTGCTTTTGACCTTACTCTGACTCGCCTAAAAGAACTTGTGTCTAGACGTGGACCTGGACTTCTGACTTGGCTAGGACTTGTCTTGATTGACCCGTGGCTTGACTTGAATTAGAAAATTCTAAAGAGCTCTGTCGTGAAGTGGTTTTAACCAGAAATGAAATCTGAAACCAGAGGCTGTCTGCAGTGTCAGAAGGAATGCACcggaaacatttaaaaacagcaataatgTGAAGTGTGCATGATTTGCAGTCAAGGAGCTGAAACATACAGACACGCTGGTGTGGCCCTTTAAGCTTATGTCAAATACACAGCACAATCAATGCGCTTCACAGGGGCCATTAAAACAAATGTAGCACAACTGCCAAAACCCCTGCTGCACTCGAACAACACGAAGACAGCGTATTCCTATAAATAAACAATGCTCCACTTATATattcacatttctcaaaatacTGTGTCTTAACTGCTGCGATCCGCCGTCGTACAGTTAAAACTGTGATGTCTAAAGAGGCTTGATACAAGATGATAAAAATATGCCAGCATGgttctgagtgtgtgtatacagaTTCAGGTCAGACTTTGAAAAGAGATGAAACGCTGAAGCCATCTTAATAAGAGATGCTCTCCAGAGCACActgggagaaagagggagagagatgctgtcaaaataaaaggaatTGGATATCACAGGTTTAATGATTTCACTGTCAGAATGAATGATGGCAGAGTATGAAGATATGAGGGAAAAATAAAGGAGTCTGATGGTGTGAAAACTCTGTCTGACATGTTAGCAGCTTCATCCAGCCATTCTGCAACACAGTCATCATCACACTCTCACTTTGGGGGCTTGCATTTAGATCACTGAATGGACCATGCATATCATATAACGGGGAATCAAAGACATGTGCCATCCTGTGAAAAACCTCATCTGTCTAACAGTCTGACACATTTCAGCTCTCTTTTGGCCCCGGAGAGGCTCCAGAAAATGCAGAACATCCTTAACGGGTGTTGTGAGGCAGCGCTTACACGGTTTCTCCCAGCGTCTGAAGATGTGCAGAAAGGCTAAGAGAGACTGACACAATTTCAAGGATTCGCTCATACGGCTGAGCAAAAGCTCCGAGTGTCCTGTTCACTCCAGTGAATATGGGCATCCTTTGGCAAGTGCAAAGTTTGGATAAGCACGGCTTCCTGCCAGCAGCGGAGATTAAAGTTGTGTGTTTAGAAGTGGATGGCAGGGACTGGCTGGGTGGAAGTTTTCCCCACAGGCGAGGAACGCGGCAGCTAAGGTCAGGGGCCAGCCACATCACAGCCCTAAAAATATCCTCCGCATTTGATGCCCGTCACAGAGCGGTTATACAATCTGTGCCCCGACTTGAGCCTGCCAGAATTAAACCTCACCGTGTTCTGCCTTTAAGGACTGCTTCACAACAAGCTGCCAGAATGATGAAAACGAAATTTTCAAGCAGGAAGACGGACGACTTCAGACTCCCGGTGAGTGGTGTTGGAGatgcatgtgaaaacaaaacaaaacgaaaaGCAAAGCCGTACTTTTTCATGagtgcagagggaaaaaagtggaagggggggaaagaaaaagcGAGTGTGGTATTTCTTTTTTGCCCTTAAGCTAATAAATCATGTGTGAAAGGAAGCCACAGTGAGAAAATGGCTTCTCACAAGTCAAAGACTGGCACCAAGATAAATGTTACAAAGGCAGCAGAGGAATCCAGTCCAGTGGATGAATATGTCACACCTGGGGGCTATGAGCTGGAGAAAATCCTCAACCGTGGGAGTGTGGCTTATACTCATGTCAACGAGGTCTGGCCTAATGTCTACATCGGGGACGAGTAAGTAAAAAAGTATTACCAAACTGAATAAAACGACAGTGGATTAAAATAATGTTCACACTGGCTTCTTGCAGGCAGACTGCAAAGGACAAGTATAATCTGAAGAGGTTGGGGATTACGCACATCTTGAATGCGGCAGAGGGGACGTGGAACAACGTAGACACCGGAGCTGGTTACTACAGCAACATGGACATTGTCTACTATGGCGTGGTGGCAGAAGACGTGGCAACCTTTGACCTCAGCCAGTATTTCTTCTCTGCGGCCGGGTTTATAGAAGAAACACTGCGCAATCCTCACAGTAAGACAACACGTAGTTAAAGGGTCATTTCAGCCACATCGCATAAAGGATTTAGTGGAATcttgatgtttgttttagtACTTGTGACTTGAGACGTTCACGTGTACTGCCACCCGAGTGTGCAGTGTGATGATCATTTGCGATCctcaaaaacactgaagtctTTTCAATCCTTTGAGAACCACAGTTGAAATTTAATTCATCGTACTGGGTCGGTGGCAAAAAAGGTTTGGTTGTAGGCGCCAGATTTTTGAGATATTCGCCCCTGTAACATCAGCCACCACCCTCTCCTGGCATGAGGGAGTTTTAATTTCTGAAgatcaaaaaaatgaaaaactcacCATCATGATCTTTAAAGGGACTGTGAGGTCTGTGGATCATCCAAGACATTGTTTCGGGAAACGTTCTATTCTTCGAGGACCACAAATTAAATCTGGTGGCAGAAATCTCAGTCATGGGTATCCCTGAGCCAAAACTTTCTGCATGGTTAGATACCACTTCTaggaaagtgaaaaatattttttttgtggtttgggttaaagCGTGTTATGAAGCTTTTCCATGATTGTGTGGTTCTCCAGATAAACTGCTGGTGCACTGTGTGATGGGAAGGAGTCGGTCTGCCACGCTCTTCCTCGCCTACCTTATGATCTGTGAGAACATGACGGTGGTCGACGCCATCGAGCACGTGAAAAAACGCAGGCGGATCATCCCCAACTGGGGCTTCCTGAAGCAGCTAAGGGAGCTGGACATGCACCTCCTGGAGAAAAGGGAAGAGTCGACAGAGCAGAGCTGATTGAACGACTCGTGCGGCAAGTTGAGCCTCAGGTCGAGCCTCAAGTCAATGGAGACCAACTCAAGTTGAGTCTCAAGTGAACTAAGACAAGTCCCAGTCAAGTCCCAAGTGGTGTGACATAACTCCAAGTCTCATGTCATTCTACATGTCTAAAATGAATGCTGTCCATGAAAATTACACTGCATTTGAACACCACTTCCTTTCAACGCAGAGGTCTAATAATTAAATATTCAATGTGTGTGACCGTGCAAGACCTGTCTGATGTCccgttttgttttttatattatgGGACTTTACCAGGTAAAATCTTGAGATGATAaagttttatgttttcatatCAGGTTTGGAGGGGTGAAAGCTCAAGTGGATCAAGCCTCTGAGCAGTCACGTCCAAGTCAACTTCCCTTTTTTACttctttatattttaaaatacttttctgcagaggaaacagctgcctgcctgACCACAAATTCAAAATCGATCACTGCATTTTCATTCTGCGACACGCCTCGGGCTAGTAAACGCTTCAAATTAAAAGGAGAACAATCAAGTACATGGTCAATCATAATTTATTCTTATGCTAAAATGTACAGCATTTTAAGTAACTGACAAAAGGAGAAAAGTCATAAATACAAGAATGTCATTCTGTCCGATTTTTGTGCACATAGCCAGGTATTTCCCCCCTGTTCTTACCAGCAACTCTGTACAGGTACAAAGGCTACAAAAGAGcaatataaacaaaaacacaagtacaaGTTGCGTTTTACATGCAATCCATTAGCTTAGTTTGGTCTATTCACAGGCTCTATTCTTCTACACTTCGGTAAAATATAAATCCAACATTTTATAAAGATAGAAAACAAATCTACAGATGGAATGAAAACGTAGCTTTAAAGGCATTATGTAAAATATCAACTTTGGACtaaatttatatttttctttattgttattCATCGTTATAATCATTTAGTTCTTTTAAATTCTGCCACACTTCtggacattttgaaatgttttagaATTTTCAGGGTACAAACACTGAGATATGCTTTGTTATTTTGACAGAAATCAGTCTGCTTTATTAAACAGAAAGCTGCCTCAAGGAGATCTGTTACAAAAGACTTCAGAATTATACATACATAGCAATAAAACCTCTCAAACCGAACAGGAAACAGAACTaagtttacatttttttacattattagaaTTAACAAAATATAGTTTCATCTTTCTCCCTGTGGAGGGAAACCTAATAAAGGCCAAATATCTTTAAAATGGCTTGCTATTAAGCACAACACTTGTACAGTACTACTCAATGCACTGTCACTAACAGAGACTGAAGCATGCTAGTTGTCACTTTACAAAATAAGTACAATAATTTAAATATACAAAGGCATGAGTATAGTACAAACTAATTGTCAGCACTGTTAGACAGGTACACTGAACAGGTTCAAACAGCCACTAACTCCACTTGTAGCAGGCACATTAAATGGCTTCATTTGAGGCTGCTACACGACTGCAAGACCACTGATGAAATCTCTACCTCTGAGCTCTGAACCCGCCTGCTCtaaagacacatcagagacactAACACTAATTAAATAGATTTTCATCGTAATGATGTAAGGCTTCCCATTTGgagaaacaaaaatactttttaacaTTAGCTTCAAAGTTTACTCACTGATGAAAATTTTTGCATTCTTTccaagtgctgctgctggtttttaagtaataaacaataacaaaaagacaccaaaagaagaaaaacaaaaaggccaGATCAGTGCATCTCTAAACAGCAAAATGCACGTGAGAAGAAACAGCTCAGTCCTGCGGAGAGTTACCGCCTGATGAAAGGCCCTTTCAGGGACTGCTTGGACATGCCTGTGTTCATGTAACCATGGTGACCAGCTGGAGTGTACACCATGTTGCCATGTGGTGGAGCCTGCATGGGCTGCTGGGGGTAT contains:
- the LOC121624817 gene encoding dual specificity phosphatase 29-like encodes the protein MASHKSKTGTKINVTKAAEESSPVDEYVTPGGYELEKILNRGSVAYTHVNEVWPNVYIGDEQTAKDKYNLKRLGITHILNAAEGTWNNVDTGAGYYSNMDIVYYGVVAEDVATFDLSQYFFSAAGFIEETLRNPHNKLLVHCVMGRSRSATLFLAYLMICENMTVVDAIEHVKKRRRIIPNWGFLKQLRELDMHLLEKREESTEQS